Proteins found in one Aethina tumida isolate Nest 87 chromosome 1, icAetTumi1.1, whole genome shotgun sequence genomic segment:
- the LOC109608268 gene encoding anoctamin-8 isoform X3 encodes MPFSLLKAAEEYHLPKVLKQNKGGGLKEFLMHDCQSYEGFEDEEHFFTTCEKQWLVLRLLESIRAKPHDLDSLPGITLLEGQPIVPKCLISGVISQIFPLHEPSALERLQQTWVRDIFARQPLDDITEYFGVKIGMYFAWLGHYTTALSIPAVVGFIFWLCCNGRHQTLEDIGYVLFSVFNVVWVTTYLQAWKRYSAELAFRWGTLDQRDDLLAEPRPLFRVARHVMICSQGPLHASPVTGRLEPYHPPWKRHVFRYLISVPIIVFCLSSVFFIMIVSLQIQDWWDGLLEYRGFPMWLGYLPKIMLAVVISLMDEAYFKIAIWLNDKENYRLETKYENHLIGKVALFQFVNSFLSLFYIAFYLQDQARLKEQLAALLISRQVIGNLKESALPYMLEHLRLAKMSFDLWGALSPVVARPPPGQEAEPATKQDEETKETGSEQASAKRSISQAELECSLYKVGYDGTFADHLEMTIQLGYVILFSSAFPPAALCAMFNNLIEIRSDAFKLAYVCQRPFGQRVPNIGTWQNCMEYMSIMAVLVNCALIGLSGQVHRMFPDMTATQTILLIVALEHIMLVIRFIITCAIPDIPGWLATEMAKIEWARREASRMTNATPSPEEFSSKLIGRFSVSPSHSLVSAQPLRKSEEKLKEPEEQTEVKERSASITPVLTPTTSSSTSTSHKNISITASSIQEIPPYRPKKSKDWTVPEHESSHHLTIGPSGGVEWARRLKEEADIHRSTDCITPKDASSSDSDLFKNSPLWPPRSRSPPANPHPIIPIKTKPAPAEASLSDSAKSVASQETPEEAAARAAEELAAKKTRVKQSLMKRARSVAIFSLKLKERRAREAEKAAKPVTPTAAAPLPPPQCGGGELSCIPIEMLIQLEDVRRNQRPNQPGTL; translated from the exons ATGCCTTTTAGTTTGTTAAAAGCCGCCGAAGAATACCATCTGCCCAAAGTGTTGAAACAGAACAAGGGTGGCGGGCTGAAGGAGTTTCTGATGCACGATTGCCAATCGTACGAGGGTTTCGAGGACGAGGAGCACTTTTTCACCACCTGCGAGAAACAGTGGCTGGTGCTACGTCTGTTGGAGAGCATCAGGGCGAAACCCCACGATCTGGACTCGTTGCCCGGCATCACTTTGCTAGAAGGACAACCCATTG TGCCCAAATGCCTTATTTCCGGTGTTATATCGCAGATATTCCCATTACATGAGCCCTCGGCACTGGAGAGGCTGCAGCAGACTTGGGTTAGAGATATATTTGCCAGACAACCTTTGG acGACATAACGGAGTATTTCGGAGTGAAAATTGGAATGTATTTTGCCTGGCTGGGCCATTATACCACGGCTTTGAGTATTCCGGCGGTGGTTGGTTTCATATTCTGG TTGTGCTGTAACGGAAGACATCAAACTTTGGAAGATATCGGTTACGTGCTGTTCTCGGTGTTCAATGTTGTATGGGTGACGACTTATTTGCAAGCTTGGAAACGTTATTCGGCTGAGTTGGCATTTAGATGGGGTACTCTAGATCAAAGGGACGACTTGCTAGCTGAGCCCCGTCCGCTTTTCAGG GTAGCGCGACATGTTATGATATGTTCTCAGGGGCCGCTGCACGCCAGCCCCGTGACCGGACGTCTGGAGCCCTACCATCCACCCTGGAAGCGTCACGTGTTCCGCTATCTGATCTCGGTGCCCATCATCGTCTTCTGCCTGTCCTCCGTCTTCTTCATCATGATCGTTTCGTTGCAAATACAA GATTGGTGGGATGGATTGTTGGAGTACCGTGGCTTTCCCATGTGGTTGGGGTATTTGCCCAAGATTATGCTAGCGGTTGTAATTTCTTTGATGGACGAAGCTTACTTTAAAATTGCCATCTGGCTGAATGACAAAG AGAATTATCGTCTAGAGACCAAGTACGAGAATCATCTCATCGGTAAAGTGGCATtg TTTCAATTTGTCAACTCTTTCCTATCACTGTTTTATATTGCATTTTATCTACAAGACCAGGCCAGGCTAAAAGAG CAACTCGCTGCACTTTTAATCTCAAGACAGGTGATAGGAAACCTCAAAGAGTCGGCCCTTCCTTACATGCTGGAACATTTGCGACTGGCCAAAATGAGTTTCGATTTGTGGGGTGCTTTAAGTCCGGTTGTGGCTAGGCCTCCGCCAGGACAAGAAGCAGAACCGGCAACCAAACAAGACGAGGAAACCAAAGAAACAGGTTCGGAGCAAGCCAGTGCTAAAAGGAGCATCAGCCAAGCTGAACTAGAATGTTCCCTTTATAAAGTAGGG TATGACGGTACGTTCGCTGATCATTTGGAAATGACCATTCAGTTGGGATATGTGATACTGTTTTCGTCCGCATTCCCACCAGCTGCTCTTTGTGCCATGTTCAACAATCTGATTGAAATAAGAAGTGATGCTTTCAAATTAGCTTACGTGTGTCAAAGACCTTTCGGGCAGAGAGTACCTAATATTGGAACCTGGCag aattgtaTGGAGTACATGAGTATAATGGCTGTCTTGGTGAATTGTGCCCTCATTGGTCTGTCCGGTCAAGTACACAGGATGTTTCCCGATATGACAGCCACCCAAACAATACTACTAATAGTTGCCCTAGAG CACATAATGTTGGTGATACGCTTCATAATAACATGCGCAATACCAGACATACCAGGTTGGTTGGCCACCGAAATGGCCAAAATAGAGTGGGCCAGGAGAGAAGCCAGTCGAATGACGAATGCAACTCCATCGCCGGAAGAGTTCTCCTCCAAATTGATAGGTAGATTTTCCGTTTCACCCAGCCACAGTCTAGTTTCAGCCCAACCTCTGAGAAAATCCGAagagaaactaaaggaacccGAGGAGCAGACCGAAGTAAAGGAACGTTCGGCCAGCATCACACCCGTGCTAACACCGACCACCTCCAGTTCGACTTCCACCTCCCACAAGAACATATCGATCACGGCGAGCAGCATACAGGAAATACCACCGTACCGGCCCAAAAAGTCCAAGGATTGGACGGTACCTGAG CATGAGAGTTCCCATCACTTGACGATTGGACCTAGTGGGGGCGTCGAGTGGGCGAGGCGTCTAAAAGAGGAAGCTGACATACACAGGAGCACCGACTGCATCACACCCAAA GATGCGTCAAGTTCAGATTCAGACTTGTTCAAGAACAGTCCCCTGTGGCCCCCCAGAAGCAGATCCCCACCCGCCAATCCTCACCCAATTATCCCCATTAAAACCAAACCTGCACCCGCCGAGGCCTCACTCAGCGACAGTGCGAAGAGCGTGGCCAGTCAAGAAACTCCCGAAGAGGCGGCGGCTAGAG CTGCGGAAGAATTGGCTGCCAAGAAGACGAGAGTGAAACAGAGCCTTATGAAACGTGCCAGGTCAGTGGCGATTTTCTCGCTGAAATTGAAGGAACGCAGAGCGAGGGAGGCCGAGAAGGCGGCCAAACCTGTCACTCCGACCGCGGCCGCTCCTCTACCACCCCCGCAGTGCGGCGGCGGCGAGTTGTCTTGTATACCAATCGAAATG CTCATTCAGTTGGAGGACGTGAGGCGAAATCAGAGGCCTAACCAACCAGGAACATTGTAG
- the LOC109608270 gene encoding serine/threonine-protein kinase D3 isoform X1, producing the protein MEEQGPEITFLFQFGLLRDAVTVPQCSLNLKSLKNLACNFLNAKIPDHGINRIEDRLLLFRHEYNSNNILQFINSASEITDETLIEIVLTNKVPSSSSVPNITIVRTHALSVHSYKTPTFCDFCGEMLFGLVRQGLKCDGCGQNYHKRCVVKVPNNCSYNLLEDRQRRRSANLQVPRSPSGGSGGSNSSLGSAISTQTEDSGLTNNRSPSLGGRPAWVEKELSGRVRIPHTFVLHTYTRPTVCQHCKKLLKGLFKQGLQCKDCNYNAHKKCIDKVPKDCTGELPRDSSGNYEYAESSASNDSHYNLNIAEDEQDQDSDKATFANENGANKYIEVIPVHDDDNELTPSICSSSSSPSANIPLQRIVQSVKHTKRRGSKVIKEGWLVHFTNKDRTIRRHFWRLDTKSIVLFQSDQGSKYYKEIPLSEILTIDSARIKQGDVMHCFEIRTANVDYFVGQDPLYNLQDINSVNLPPPDSGIGAYLAKSWETTIRQALLPVTSNSKPEEMTASEEQVTDMSQIYQIFPDEVLGSGQFGIVYGGIHRRTSRPVAIKVIDKLRFPTKQEAQLKNEVSILQNLSHPGVVNLERMFETPERIFVVMEKLKGDMLEMILSHEKGRLTERVTKFLITQILIALKHLHSKNIVHCDLKPENVLLSSDAEYPQVKLCDFGFARIIGEKSFRRSVVGTPAYLAPEVLRNKGYNRSLDMWSVGVIVYVSLSGTFPFNEDEDINEQIQNAAFMYPPNPWKEISSDAIDLINNLLQVKQRKRYTVDKSLQHIWLQDYQTWNDLRALENQIGVRYLTHESDDARWERYRADLL; encoded by the exons atggAGGAACAGGGTCCAGAAATAACGTTTTTATTCCAATTCGGATTACTTAGAGATGCTGTAACAGTACCCCAGTGctcattaaatcttaaatccTTGAAAAATTTGGCCTGTAACTTCCTCAATGCAAAG ATACCTGATCATGGAATTAATAGAATAGAGGACCGGTTGTTGTTGTTCCGGCATGAGTACAATTCCAATAACATACTTCAGTTCATAAATTCCGCCTCAGAAATAACTGATGAAACTTTGATAGAAATAGTTTTAACCAACAAAG TACCTTCCTCATCATCAGTACCAAATATAACCATAGTCAGAACTCATGCTCTGTCTGTGCACTCATATAAAACGCCaacattttgtgatttttgtgGGGAAATGTTATTTGGATTAGTTAGACAAGGTTTAAAATGTGATG gCTGTGGCCAAAACTACCATAAACGTTGTGTGGTAAAAGTGCCAAACAACTGCAGTTACAACCTGCTGGAGGATAGGCAACGTCGCAGATCGGCCAACCTGCAAGTGCCTAGGAGTCCATCGGGCGGCTCCGGCGGCTCCAACTCTTCTTTGGGCTCGGCGATCTCCACCCAAACCGAAGACAGCGGTCTG ACGAACAACAGGTCGCCTTCGTTGGGAGGGCGGCCCGCTTGGGTGGAAAAGGAATTGTCTGGCAGGGTGCGCATACCCCACACCTTCGTTCTCCACACGTACACCCGGCCCACCGTTTGCCAACACTGTAAGAAGCTGCTCAAGGGTCTGTTCAAGCAGGGTCTGCAGTGCAAGGACTGCAACTACAACGCCCACAAGAAATGTATAGACAAAGTGCCGAAAGATTGTACCGGCGAACTGCCCCGCGATTCTTCCG GAAATTACGAGTACGCTGAAAGCTCGGCAAGTAACGATAGCCACTACAATTTGAACATAGCTGAGGATGAACAAGACCAAGACTCGGACAAGGCAACTTTTGCTAATGAAAATGgtgctaataaatatatagaagtGATTCCCGTTCACGATGACGACAACGAGCTCACACCTTCCAT TTGTAGTTCATCTTCCTCACCCAGTGCCAACATTCCTTTACAACGAATAGTTCAATCAGTGAAACACACCAAGAGAAGGGGCTCCAAAGTGATCAAGGAGGGATGGCTCGTGCATTTCACGAACAAGGACCGAACAATCAGACGGCATTTTTGGCGTTTAGACACGAAGTCCATCGTTCTCTTTCAAAGCGACCAAGGCTCCAAATATTACAAAGAAATACCTCTCTCGGAAATACTGACAATAGATTCGGCCAGAATCAAACAAGGAG aTGTGATGCACTGCTTCGAAATTCGTACGGCGAACGTGGATTACTTCGTTGGACAAGACCCTTTGTACAACCTTCAAGATATAAATTCCGTTAATCTACCTCCTCCAGACAGTGGAATCGGTGCCTATCTTGCCAAAAGTTGGGAAACAACAATACGTCAAGCACTTTTACCCGTCACGTCAAACTCAA AGCCAGAAGAAATGACGGCCAGCGAGGAACAAGTAACCGACATGAGCCAAATTTATCAAATCTTCCCCGATGAGGTGCTTGGCTCGGGGCAGTTCGGCATTGTTTACGGAGGTATTCACAGAAGGACCTCCAGACCTGTAGCCATCAAG gtTATTGATAAACTGAGGTTCCCCACTAAGCAGGAAGCTCAGCTGAAGAACGAAGTTTCTATTCTTCAGAACCTGTCGCATCCGGGGGTTGTGAATTTGGAGCGGATGTTCGAGACACCCGAAAGAATTTTCGTCGTGATGGAGAAGCTCAAAGGGGACATGCTGGAGATGATACTGTCACACGAAAAGGGAAGACTCACTGAAAGGGTcacgaaatttttaattactcaa atattgATAGCTTTAAAGCATTTGCATAGCAAGAACATTGTACACTGTGATTTAAAGCCAGAAAATGTGTTGCTAAGTTCGGACGCTGAGTATCCTCAAGTAAAGTTGTGTGATTTCGGATTCGCCAGGATTATTGGAGAGAAGTCGTTCCGCAGATCAGTTGTGGGAACCCCAGCTTATTTAG CTCCCGAAGTCTTACGCAATAAGGGTTACAACCGTTCTTTAGACATGTGGAGTGTGGGTGTAATAGTTTACGTAAGTTTGAGCGGCACGTTTCCTTTCAACGAGGACGAAGACATCAATGAACAGATCCAAAACGCCGCCTTCATGTACCCGCCGAATCCCTGGAAGGAAATATCTTCAGAtg CTATTGACCTCATCAATAATTTACTGCAAGTCAAACAGAGGAAGAGGTACACGGTAGACAAATCTCTGCAGCACATCTGGCTGCAGGATTACCAGACGTGGAACGATCTGAGAGCGCTTGAGAATCAAATCGGGGTCAGGTACTTGACGCACGAGTCGGACGATGCGAGATGGGAACGGTACAGGGCCGATCTGCTTTGA
- the LOC109608270 gene encoding serine/threonine-protein kinase D3 isoform X2 — protein sequence MEEQGPEITFLFQFGLLRDAVTVPQCSLNLKSLKNLACNFLNAKIPDHGINRIEDRLLLFRHEYNSNNILQFINSASEITDETLIEIVLTNKVPSSSSVPNITIVRTHALSVHSYKTPTFCDFCGEMLFGLVRQGLKCDGCGQNYHKRCVVKVPNNCSYNLLEDRQRRRSANLQVPRSPSGGSGGSNSSLGSAISTQTEDSGLTNNRSPSLGGRPAWVEKELSGRVRIPHTFVLHTYTRPTVCQHCKKLLKGLFKQGLQCKDCNYNAHKKCIDKVPKDCTGELPRDSSGNYEYAESSASNDSHYNLNIAEDEQDQDSDKATFANENGANKYIEVIPVHDDDNELTPSISSSSPSANIPLQRIVQSVKHTKRRGSKVIKEGWLVHFTNKDRTIRRHFWRLDTKSIVLFQSDQGSKYYKEIPLSEILTIDSARIKQGDVMHCFEIRTANVDYFVGQDPLYNLQDINSVNLPPPDSGIGAYLAKSWETTIRQALLPVTSNSKPEEMTASEEQVTDMSQIYQIFPDEVLGSGQFGIVYGGIHRRTSRPVAIKVIDKLRFPTKQEAQLKNEVSILQNLSHPGVVNLERMFETPERIFVVMEKLKGDMLEMILSHEKGRLTERVTKFLITQILIALKHLHSKNIVHCDLKPENVLLSSDAEYPQVKLCDFGFARIIGEKSFRRSVVGTPAYLAPEVLRNKGYNRSLDMWSVGVIVYVSLSGTFPFNEDEDINEQIQNAAFMYPPNPWKEISSDAIDLINNLLQVKQRKRYTVDKSLQHIWLQDYQTWNDLRALENQIGVRYLTHESDDARWERYRADLL from the exons atggAGGAACAGGGTCCAGAAATAACGTTTTTATTCCAATTCGGATTACTTAGAGATGCTGTAACAGTACCCCAGTGctcattaaatcttaaatccTTGAAAAATTTGGCCTGTAACTTCCTCAATGCAAAG ATACCTGATCATGGAATTAATAGAATAGAGGACCGGTTGTTGTTGTTCCGGCATGAGTACAATTCCAATAACATACTTCAGTTCATAAATTCCGCCTCAGAAATAACTGATGAAACTTTGATAGAAATAGTTTTAACCAACAAAG TACCTTCCTCATCATCAGTACCAAATATAACCATAGTCAGAACTCATGCTCTGTCTGTGCACTCATATAAAACGCCaacattttgtgatttttgtgGGGAAATGTTATTTGGATTAGTTAGACAAGGTTTAAAATGTGATG gCTGTGGCCAAAACTACCATAAACGTTGTGTGGTAAAAGTGCCAAACAACTGCAGTTACAACCTGCTGGAGGATAGGCAACGTCGCAGATCGGCCAACCTGCAAGTGCCTAGGAGTCCATCGGGCGGCTCCGGCGGCTCCAACTCTTCTTTGGGCTCGGCGATCTCCACCCAAACCGAAGACAGCGGTCTG ACGAACAACAGGTCGCCTTCGTTGGGAGGGCGGCCCGCTTGGGTGGAAAAGGAATTGTCTGGCAGGGTGCGCATACCCCACACCTTCGTTCTCCACACGTACACCCGGCCCACCGTTTGCCAACACTGTAAGAAGCTGCTCAAGGGTCTGTTCAAGCAGGGTCTGCAGTGCAAGGACTGCAACTACAACGCCCACAAGAAATGTATAGACAAAGTGCCGAAAGATTGTACCGGCGAACTGCCCCGCGATTCTTCCG GAAATTACGAGTACGCTGAAAGCTCGGCAAGTAACGATAGCCACTACAATTTGAACATAGCTGAGGATGAACAAGACCAAGACTCGGACAAGGCAACTTTTGCTAATGAAAATGgtgctaataaatatatagaagtGATTCCCGTTCACGATGACGACAACGAGCTCACACCTTCCAT TTCATCTTCCTCACCCAGTGCCAACATTCCTTTACAACGAATAGTTCAATCAGTGAAACACACCAAGAGAAGGGGCTCCAAAGTGATCAAGGAGGGATGGCTCGTGCATTTCACGAACAAGGACCGAACAATCAGACGGCATTTTTGGCGTTTAGACACGAAGTCCATCGTTCTCTTTCAAAGCGACCAAGGCTCCAAATATTACAAAGAAATACCTCTCTCGGAAATACTGACAATAGATTCGGCCAGAATCAAACAAGGAG aTGTGATGCACTGCTTCGAAATTCGTACGGCGAACGTGGATTACTTCGTTGGACAAGACCCTTTGTACAACCTTCAAGATATAAATTCCGTTAATCTACCTCCTCCAGACAGTGGAATCGGTGCCTATCTTGCCAAAAGTTGGGAAACAACAATACGTCAAGCACTTTTACCCGTCACGTCAAACTCAA AGCCAGAAGAAATGACGGCCAGCGAGGAACAAGTAACCGACATGAGCCAAATTTATCAAATCTTCCCCGATGAGGTGCTTGGCTCGGGGCAGTTCGGCATTGTTTACGGAGGTATTCACAGAAGGACCTCCAGACCTGTAGCCATCAAG gtTATTGATAAACTGAGGTTCCCCACTAAGCAGGAAGCTCAGCTGAAGAACGAAGTTTCTATTCTTCAGAACCTGTCGCATCCGGGGGTTGTGAATTTGGAGCGGATGTTCGAGACACCCGAAAGAATTTTCGTCGTGATGGAGAAGCTCAAAGGGGACATGCTGGAGATGATACTGTCACACGAAAAGGGAAGACTCACTGAAAGGGTcacgaaatttttaattactcaa atattgATAGCTTTAAAGCATTTGCATAGCAAGAACATTGTACACTGTGATTTAAAGCCAGAAAATGTGTTGCTAAGTTCGGACGCTGAGTATCCTCAAGTAAAGTTGTGTGATTTCGGATTCGCCAGGATTATTGGAGAGAAGTCGTTCCGCAGATCAGTTGTGGGAACCCCAGCTTATTTAG CTCCCGAAGTCTTACGCAATAAGGGTTACAACCGTTCTTTAGACATGTGGAGTGTGGGTGTAATAGTTTACGTAAGTTTGAGCGGCACGTTTCCTTTCAACGAGGACGAAGACATCAATGAACAGATCCAAAACGCCGCCTTCATGTACCCGCCGAATCCCTGGAAGGAAATATCTTCAGAtg CTATTGACCTCATCAATAATTTACTGCAAGTCAAACAGAGGAAGAGGTACACGGTAGACAAATCTCTGCAGCACATCTGGCTGCAGGATTACCAGACGTGGAACGATCTGAGAGCGCTTGAGAATCAAATCGGGGTCAGGTACTTGACGCACGAGTCGGACGATGCGAGATGGGAACGGTACAGGGCCGATCTGCTTTGA